Proteins from a single region of Thermococcus sp. EP1:
- a CDS encoding UDP-N-acetyl-D-mannosamine dehydrogenase codes for MKERIIEKSAEIAVIGLGYIGLPTAIMFANAGFNVIGYEIREEVVKKLNSGNSHIVEPDIDELLHKAIKSGRLRATSDKNDIRGKDVYLICVQTPLKDDKTPDLSYLENAVRTVAETMKRGSLVIIESTIPPMTTIRMAKLIEEVNGLKAGKDFYMAHAPERVMPGRIFKELVYNSRILGGIDEESAELAEILYRSFVKGQIFKTNSTTSEMVKLMENTFRDVNIALANEFALLAHQYGVDIFKAIELANTHPRVKIHTPGIGVGGHCLPKDPYLLLSSAKEDFGLVKKAREINEDMPLFVKDLLVSALKTINLPPEDAIVTVLGLAYKGDSDDTRNSPALFFIEEIKEEVKDVRTYDPYVKGTHETLEEALRGSDVAVIATDHSLFRNLNWEELGKLMRNRVLIDGRHVVQTPPKGFVFKGVGRGEY; via the coding sequence ATGAAAGAGAGAATAATTGAGAAAAGTGCAGAAATCGCGGTCATTGGATTGGGATATATTGGGCTTCCAACCGCTATAATGTTTGCAAATGCAGGTTTTAATGTGATAGGATATGAAATAAGGGAAGAAGTTGTGAAAAAATTGAATTCTGGCAACTCTCATATAGTGGAACCTGACATAGATGAACTTTTACATAAAGCCATAAAAAGTGGCAGATTAAGGGCAACTTCTGATAAGAATGATATAAGAGGAAAAGACGTTTACTTAATATGTGTTCAAACACCATTAAAGGATGATAAAACTCCTGATCTAAGTTATCTTGAAAATGCTGTTAGAACAGTTGCTGAGACTATGAAAAGGGGCTCTTTAGTGATAATTGAGAGCACGATTCCACCAATGACCACTATAAGAATGGCAAAGCTCATAGAGGAAGTAAATGGTCTAAAAGCTGGAAAAGATTTCTACATGGCACATGCCCCTGAGAGGGTAATGCCTGGAAGAATATTTAAGGAGCTTGTTTATAACTCAAGGATACTCGGGGGTATAGATGAAGAGAGTGCAGAACTGGCTGAGATCTTATACCGCTCATTTGTAAAAGGCCAGATATTCAAAACGAACTCCACAACCAGTGAAATGGTAAAACTGATGGAAAACACTTTTAGAGACGTGAACATAGCACTGGCAAATGAATTTGCTCTTTTAGCTCATCAATACGGCGTTGATATTTTTAAAGCAATAGAATTGGCCAATACGCATCCACGGGTCAAAATTCACACTCCGGGAATAGGTGTTGGGGGGCATTGTTTGCCAAAAGATCCTTATTTATTATTAAGCTCTGCTAAAGAAGATTTTGGATTGGTGAAGAAAGCTAGAGAAATCAATGAAGACATGCCCCTCTTTGTCAAGGATCTTCTAGTGAGTGCTCTAAAGACTATAAACTTGCCTCCGGAGGATGCCATTGTCACAGTATTGGGGTTGGCGTATAAAGGAGATTCGGATGATACGAGGAACTCTCCAGCTTTATTCTTTATTGAAGAGATAAAAGAGGAAGTGAAGGATGTAAGGACCTATGATCCATATGTAAAAGGTACTCACGAAACTCTTGAAGAGGCCTTAAGAGGAAGTGATGTGGCAGTAATAGCAACAGATCATTCTCTGTTTAGAAATCTTAATTGGGAAGAATTGGGGAAACTTATGAGAAATAGAGTTTTAATAGATGGGAGACACGTAGTGCAGACTCCTCCAAAGGGTTTTGTGTTTAAGGGGGTTGGGAGGGGCGAGTATTGA
- a CDS encoding Na(+)/H(+) antiporter subunit B encodes MVKRVLAIVFILIIGLWMAKALDQVPFGEDRMLVGKYYLEHVKEETGAVNAVTAVVVNYRGFDTLGEVTVLFIASTGVAALLWKKRKERSAKTEGSVVLTTGARILLPFIMLFGAYIFIHGHLTPGGGFPGGATIATAFLFLYLTFTLYEVDHKIFEPLEGLAGIGYVTVGLIGLAVGGYFLFDWIWQTWGVGKENIGRLLSAGFIPIIYTLIGIKVGTELTGIIDNMIKEPEEGGQ; translated from the coding sequence ATGGTAAAAAGAGTTCTAGCAATAGTTTTCATACTTATCATAGGGCTCTGGATGGCAAAAGCACTTGACCAAGTTCCTTTTGGCGAAGACCGAATGCTCGTGGGTAAATATTACCTTGAGCATGTGAAAGAAGAGACAGGCGCTGTGAATGCTGTAACTGCTGTAGTTGTTAACTATAGAGGTTTTGATACTCTCGGAGAGGTCACAGTACTTTTCATAGCTTCTACTGGTGTTGCAGCACTTCTATGGAAAAAACGAAAAGAAAGGTCTGCTAAAACGGAAGGAAGTGTTGTCCTAACAACAGGTGCGAGAATTCTTTTGCCCTTCATAATGCTCTTTGGAGCTTATATCTTCATCCATGGACATCTTACCCCAGGAGGAGGCTTCCCAGGTGGGGCCACAATTGCAACAGCATTTTTGTTCCTCTACTTGACGTTTACCCTCTATGAAGTGGATCATAAAATCTTCGAGCCACTTGAAGGTCTTGCAGGAATTGGGTACGTTACAGTTGGTCTTATTGGTCTAGCAGTGGGTGGTTACTTCCTCTTTGACTGGATATGGCAAACATGGGGAGTAGGAAAGGAGAACATTGGAAGACTCCTTAGTGCAGGCTTCATTCCAATAATCTATACCTTAATTGGAATTAAAGTTGGCACTGAGCTTACTGGAATTATTGACAACATGATTAAAGAGCCCGAGGAGGGAGGGCAATGA
- the wecB gene encoding non-hydrolyzing UDP-N-acetylglucosamine 2-epimerase, with protein sequence MKPAFVFGTRPEIIKLAPVIRAFEERSIEPLLIHTGQHYDYEMSKIFLEELDLHRIDYHLEVGSGTQAYQTGSAMIKIEEVLMKEKPDVTLVQGDTNTVLAGALASVKLKIPVAHVEAGLRSFDRTMPEEINRILADHASEVLFAPTEEAKKNLEREGISEGVYVVGNTIVDAVLQNSEIAERKSKILDKLGLRPKEYAVLTAHRAENTDSEENLKKLVEIIESLPITVIYPVHPRTEKRLKSLNLWSRLEKRAHVILTKPLGYLDFLKLQKNAKFVLTDSGGIQEESIILDVPCLTLRYNTERPETIKAGGNVLVGLEKERVLYYVDRLLNDKQFYERMAKAPNPFGDGKSGERIVNTLLQLYEKGELRVKSSRFI encoded by the coding sequence TTGAAACCGGCTTTTGTTTTTGGAACAAGGCCTGAGATAATAAAGCTGGCACCTGTAATAAGGGCATTTGAGGAAAGGAGTATTGAGCCCTTACTTATTCACACTGGTCAACATTATGATTATGAAATGAGCAAGATCTTTTTGGAAGAGCTTGACCTTCACAGGATAGACTATCATCTTGAAGTTGGTTCTGGAACTCAAGCATATCAAACTGGAAGTGCTATGATAAAAATAGAAGAGGTTCTGATGAAAGAAAAGCCGGATGTCACTCTAGTTCAAGGGGATACAAACACTGTTTTAGCTGGTGCTTTGGCGAGTGTAAAGCTTAAGATTCCGGTGGCTCATGTTGAAGCAGGTTTAAGAAGCTTCGATAGAACAATGCCTGAGGAGATAAACAGGATCTTAGCAGATCATGCTAGTGAAGTTCTTTTTGCACCTACGGAGGAAGCAAAGAAAAATCTCGAACGAGAAGGTATATCTGAAGGAGTTTATGTTGTTGGGAACACAATTGTTGATGCGGTTCTTCAAAATTCGGAAATAGCCGAAAGGAAGAGTAAAATCTTAGATAAGCTCGGATTAAGACCCAAAGAGTACGCCGTTTTAACAGCCCATAGGGCAGAGAACACTGATAGTGAGGAGAACCTCAAAAAACTCGTGGAGATAATAGAATCCTTGCCGATAACTGTAATTTATCCGGTGCATCCAAGAACGGAAAAGCGCTTAAAATCGTTAAATCTCTGGAGCAGGCTAGAGAAAAGAGCTCATGTAATTTTAACGAAACCTTTGGGTTATCTTGACTTCTTAAAGCTTCAAAAAAATGCAAAATTCGTGTTAACAGATTCTGGAGGTATTCAGGAGGAAAGCATAATACTAGATGTCCCGTGTTTAACGCTCCGCTACAATACTGAGAGACCAGAAACAATAAAAGCAGGCGGGAATGTCCTCGTAGGCCTAGAAAAGGAGAGAGTTCTTTATTATGTGGATAGACTCTTGAATGATAAGCAGTTCTATGAAAGAATGGCAAAGGCTCCCAACCCCTTTGGGGACGGAAAGAGTGGGGAGAGAATCGTTAATACTCTCCTGCAGCTTTATGAGAAAGGAGAACTCAGAGTAAAGAGTTCAAGGTTTATTTAA
- a CDS encoding radical SAM protein — MMRIKLPNSYFEEHENSIRLIWRETLYADFEKKLLERAIKRKFRIKPTISAEEGYLIVDVENEEIERLITFLIQSHLGEFLRSRYTKRKVLYIHEGMNVPLLGYNAFGLIDRGTNLIQVRGSTGCNVSCIFCSVDEGPYSRTRILDYVVDVDYLLKWFDEVAQFKGKGIEAHLDGQGEPLLYPFIVELVQGLRENPNVNIISMQSNGILLNEKLIEELAEAGLDRVNLSIHSLDPEKARMLMGMKNYDLNHVLEMAEALINAGIDVLFAPVIIFGINDMEAEAFIEFARKIGAGKRWPALGFQNYVPYKFGRHPSVKFLSFKKFYTWLRELEEKTGMRPLVLKPEHFGMHKRRFIPLEFHVGEVVKAKIILPGRIEGEMLATARNRLIEVINTHAKVGEEIKVKIVRTRHGIYVGTPIK, encoded by the coding sequence ATGATGAGAATAAAGCTTCCAAATTCATATTTTGAAGAACACGAGAATAGCATAAGATTGATTTGGAGAGAGACCCTCTATGCCGATTTTGAAAAAAAGCTTCTCGAGAGAGCCATTAAACGTAAGTTTAGGATAAAACCTACTATAAGCGCTGAAGAGGGGTATCTCATTGTAGATGTTGAAAACGAGGAGATTGAAAGGTTAATTACATTTCTAATCCAAAGTCATCTGGGAGAATTTTTAAGAAGTAGATATACAAAAAGAAAGGTGCTCTACATTCATGAAGGGATGAACGTCCCGCTTTTAGGATATAATGCATTTGGATTGATAGATCGAGGAACAAACTTAATTCAGGTTAGAGGCTCTACAGGGTGCAACGTTTCGTGTATTTTCTGTTCTGTAGATGAGGGACCATATTCAAGAACTAGAATTCTTGACTACGTCGTAGATGTAGATTATTTACTAAAATGGTTCGACGAAGTCGCCCAGTTTAAAGGAAAAGGGATTGAGGCCCATTTGGATGGTCAAGGGGAACCTTTACTCTACCCATTCATTGTGGAGCTCGTCCAGGGGCTTAGAGAGAATCCAAATGTTAACATTATTTCAATGCAGAGCAATGGGATTCTGCTCAATGAGAAGTTAATTGAAGAGTTAGCAGAGGCTGGGTTAGACAGAGTAAATCTCTCCATCCACTCCCTCGATCCAGAAAAAGCCAGAATGCTTATGGGGATGAAAAATTATGACCTCAATCATGTCTTGGAAATGGCCGAGGCCTTGATAAATGCTGGGATTGATGTCCTTTTTGCCCCAGTGATTATTTTTGGAATAAACGATATGGAGGCCGAGGCTTTTATTGAATTTGCAAGAAAAATTGGAGCAGGGAAGAGATGGCCCGCTCTAGGATTTCAGAACTACGTACCCTACAAATTCGGAAGGCATCCATCTGTGAAGTTTTTATCTTTCAAAAAGTTCTACACATGGCTTAGGGAGCTCGAAGAAAAAACTGGTATGAGGCCTTTAGTGCTAAAGCCAGAACACTTTGGGATGCATAAAAGAAGGTTTATTCCACTAGAATTCCACGTTGGAGAGGTTGTTAAGGCAAAAATAATTCTTCCTGGTAGAATTGAAGGGGAAATGCTAGCTACTGCGAGAAACCGTCTGATAGAGGTCATAAATACTCACGCAAAAGTTGGCGAAGAGATTAAAGTAAAAATAGTAAGGACAAGACATGGAATCTACGTCGGCACTCCAATTAAATAA
- a CDS encoding DUF4040 domain-containing protein codes for MSDLVAIFIAALMVISAIFAVEWRDLLAAVVGMAAVSLFASIAFFFLQAPDVAMVEAAIGAALSAAVFIFAIKRTERYEKEEEGTGWWVRW; via the coding sequence ATGAGTGATTTGGTGGCCATTTTTATTGCTGCACTAATGGTTATCTCCGCAATCTTTGCAGTGGAATGGAGAGACCTCTTAGCAGCAGTTGTTGGAATGGCTGCAGTGAGTCTTTTTGCCTCAATAGCGTTCTTCTTCCTCCAAGCTCCAGATGTTGCAATGGTTGAAGCTGCTATCGGGGCTGCATTAAGCGCTGCAGTGTTTATCTTTGCAATAAAGAGAACTGAGAGATATGAAAAGGAAGAAGAAGGCACAGGATGGTGGGTGAGATGGTAA
- a CDS encoding stage II sporulation protein M: MKRSRIFYGFIALFLIGSFFGILFARVNPSSAEIIFSNLREFLGGNINENMDRFSLFTFIFFNNSRVALISAIGGVLFGIVPAGILFFNGFIVGIVIEYFHLQGEDLLRIVLAILPHGLIEIPAFAVAGVGGVEWYFELVRGEGTLGERFLNGFKKSMKMLAIALVMLLVAAFVEAYITPTIASAV; this comes from the coding sequence ATGAAGAGAAGTAGAATTTTTTATGGGTTTATAGCCTTATTTTTAATCGGATCATTCTTTGGTATCCTTTTTGCTCGGGTAAATCCTAGTTCAGCTGAGATAATATTTTCAAATTTAAGGGAATTCTTGGGGGGCAACATTAACGAGAATATGGATAGGTTTAGCCTTTTCACATTCATTTTCTTTAATAATTCTAGGGTTGCACTTATTTCAGCAATTGGAGGGGTTTTATTTGGAATAGTACCAGCTGGAATATTATTCTTCAATGGGTTTATAGTGGGAATAGTGATAGAGTACTTCCATTTACAAGGTGAAGATTTGTTAAGAATTGTGCTAGCTATACTCCCTCATGGATTGATTGAAATCCCAGCTTTTGCTGTTGCTGGAGTTGGGGGTGTTGAATGGTATTTTGAGCTTGTTAGAGGGGAAGGTACTCTAGGAGAGCGCTTTTTAAATGGATTCAAGAAGTCTATGAAAATGCTTGCCATAGCGCTTGTGATGCTTTTAGTAGCAGCTTTTGTCGAGGCTTATATCACTCCAACTATTGCATCTGCTGTTTGA
- a CDS encoding Na+/H+ antiporter subunit E, giving the protein MGEASKVSRYLYTVLILFIIWMFLTSSFDPQELVMGVIFSLIVGALTYEVFTEKGLANLNPRRIAYFVAYIPYFIWAMIMANLDVAYRVLHPKRPINPGIVECKTTLTNNTGKLVLANSITLTPGTITLDVKGDRYFIHWIDVKDESVEGASESITKPFEKFLKVIFE; this is encoded by the coding sequence ATGGGAGAAGCAAGCAAAGTAAGCCGCTATCTATACACGGTTTTAATCCTGTTTATTATTTGGATGTTTTTGACAAGCAGTTTTGATCCACAAGAGCTAGTAATGGGAGTAATATTTTCATTAATCGTTGGAGCACTCACATACGAGGTATTTACTGAAAAAGGCCTAGCAAATCTTAATCCGAGAAGAATAGCCTATTTCGTAGCATACATTCCATATTTCATCTGGGCAATGATAATGGCCAATCTGGATGTTGCCTATCGTGTTTTACATCCAAAACGCCCAATAAACCCAGGGATTGTTGAATGCAAAACAACGCTCACAAACAATACTGGAAAACTCGTTCTTGCAAACTCAATAACTCTAACTCCGGGAACAATAACCCTTGATGTCAAAGGAGATAGATACTTCATCCACTGGATTGATGTGAAAGATGAAAGTGTAGAAGGAGCTTCTGAGAGTATAACAAAACCGTTTGAAAAATTCCTAAAGGTGATCTTCGAATGA
- a CDS encoding DUF354 domain-containing protein, protein MKIWIDIVNAPHAHFFKGIIRELEKRGHEVLVTTREFDGLTGILDMLGIGYYIVGKHGGSTLEGKLIASVERQHKLAKLIIEEKPDLALYKNSPEAPRIAFGLGIPTIGFADNDTATAVNKLMLPFTRRLVYPKAIDAYELIKCGADANSLRPINGIPELAHLYGFVPSKKPLKELDLTAYSYIVMRTEPIKANYFNGDAEKSILENIIPLLPDIPIVLFPRTESQAKRFKHFENVIIPDHVTDSLSLLYYAKLMIGAGGTMNREALALGTPTISTYPGKLLAITRWLINLGIKFHSTDPIRVSEKAWELMRKNGAFRKHVRNVIMTMENPVDAFLNEIETYEEYGTFPVQETAPEELVSRK, encoded by the coding sequence GTGAAGATCTGGATAGACATTGTCAACGCACCTCACGCTCACTTTTTCAAGGGTATAATCAGGGAACTCGAGAAGAGAGGACATGAGGTTTTGGTCACTACAAGGGAATTTGACGGTTTAACTGGAATTTTGGACATGTTGGGAATAGGTTACTATATTGTTGGAAAACATGGTGGTTCTACACTTGAAGGAAAGCTCATAGCAAGTGTTGAAAGACAACATAAGCTCGCTAAATTAATAATTGAAGAAAAACCCGATTTAGCCCTCTATAAAAATTCTCCAGAGGCTCCAAGAATTGCCTTTGGTTTGGGGATTCCAACTATAGGATTTGCAGATAATGACACTGCAACAGCGGTTAATAAACTCATGTTACCATTCACGAGGAGACTTGTTTATCCAAAAGCCATTGATGCATACGAGCTTATAAAATGCGGAGCTGATGCAAATTCTTTAAGGCCTATAAACGGCATACCTGAGCTTGCTCACCTATATGGATTCGTTCCAAGTAAAAAACCACTAAAAGAGCTGGATTTAACTGCCTACAGCTATATCGTCATGAGAACTGAACCGATAAAAGCCAATTACTTTAACGGGGATGCTGAGAAAAGCATACTTGAGAATATCATCCCTCTACTCCCTGACATTCCCATTGTCCTCTTCCCGAGAACTGAAAGCCAGGCAAAGCGGTTTAAACACTTTGAAAATGTTATAATCCCCGACCATGTTACCGACAGCCTATCGCTTCTATATTACGCAAAACTCATGATAGGAGCCGGTGGAACAATGAATAGAGAGGCACTAGCTTTAGGAACTCCAACCATATCGACATATCCAGGTAAGCTACTCGCAATAACTCGGTGGCTTATAAACTTGGGGATTAAGTTCCACTCCACAGACCCCATAAGAGTTTCTGAAAAGGCCTGGGAGCTCATGAGAAAGAATGGGGCCTTTAGAAAGCATGTTAGAAACGTAATTATGACTATGGAAAATCCCGTAGATGCATTTTTGAACGAAATCGAAACGTATGAAGAATATGGAACATTCCCTGTCCAAGAAACTGCTCCCGAAGAACTGGTGAGCAGAAAATGA
- a CDS encoding proton-conducting transporter membrane subunit — translation MSQYASLLIALPLFGAFLIPVLKKVGKNLVMPFLVLVTLIQTGIAAWVFNEVYTSGKPIIIMAGGFKPPVGINLYIGYFAALFVLIVAVASFLMAVFSIKAVKVEPQDKYAMLFLLLMLGATGMIATGDIFNLFVFMEITAISAYALTAYNKTGEASEAALKYVVLGGIGSSFFLVGVALIYGSLGTLNMAHIAQLASMINPTVAKVGLALLIFGLAVEAELFPLNAWAPDAYQEAPHPITAVFSAFVVKASLYAIARILYIFSASEGWNSVLSLLIIMGTLTVVIGELSALRQTNVKRMIAYSSIAQVGLIAVGIALGTQKGLDASIFQMFNHAIVKLLMFLAVGYAALELGGPEMENFKGLGKRMPITAFGITLGAIAIIGIPLFNVFWSKMQLIIAALEAEKTGVVALILGASLVEMVYYVRLIHTIWFQGDGDKIRENSALALVMLLLIAFIILIGIYPQPFWDIMQKAGSDIFNVAEYIKNVPLVGVSP, via the coding sequence ATGAGCCAGTACGCTTCACTTCTCATTGCGTTACCCTTATTTGGCGCGTTCCTTATACCTGTCCTCAAGAAAGTAGGCAAAAACCTCGTAATGCCCTTCCTGGTCCTGGTAACCTTAATACAAACTGGAATTGCAGCTTGGGTATTTAATGAAGTTTACACAAGTGGAAAGCCAATAATAATCATGGCAGGTGGCTTTAAACCACCAGTCGGGATTAACCTCTACATAGGATATTTCGCAGCATTATTCGTTCTTATAGTTGCAGTTGCAAGCTTTTTAATGGCCGTATTCAGTATAAAAGCTGTAAAAGTTGAACCACAAGATAAATACGCAATGCTGTTCCTTCTTTTGATGCTTGGTGCAACCGGTATGATTGCAACTGGGGATATCTTCAATCTCTTTGTCTTCATGGAAATAACGGCAATAAGTGCCTATGCTCTAACTGCTTACAATAAAACAGGGGAAGCGAGTGAGGCCGCCCTCAAATACGTGGTTCTTGGAGGCATTGGTTCGAGCTTCTTCCTAGTTGGTGTTGCTTTAATCTATGGAAGCCTTGGAACACTAAACATGGCACACATCGCCCAACTAGCTTCAATGATTAATCCAACTGTTGCCAAGGTAGGATTGGCACTTCTTATCTTTGGTTTGGCAGTTGAAGCTGAGCTCTTTCCATTAAATGCTTGGGCACCTGATGCTTATCAGGAAGCGCCTCATCCGATAACTGCAGTATTTTCAGCCTTTGTGGTCAAGGCCTCTCTCTATGCAATAGCAAGGATACTCTATATCTTCAGCGCTTCAGAGGGTTGGAACTCAGTTTTGAGCCTTCTCATAATTATGGGAACTCTTACCGTAGTGATTGGCGAACTCAGTGCTTTGAGGCAAACTAATGTTAAGAGAATGATTGCATACTCAAGTATTGCTCAAGTTGGTCTTATAGCTGTGGGTATAGCATTGGGGACTCAAAAGGGACTTGATGCAAGTATTTTCCAAATGTTCAACCATGCGATAGTGAAACTTCTGATGTTTCTGGCTGTTGGATACGCCGCTTTAGAACTTGGTGGACCAGAGATGGAGAATTTCAAGGGTCTAGGAAAGAGAATGCCAATTACAGCATTCGGGATAACTCTTGGAGCCATAGCCATTATTGGAATTCCGCTCTTCAATGTATTCTGGAGTAAGATGCAACTAATCATAGCTGCATTAGAAGCAGAGAAAACCGGCGTCGTTGCTTTAATCCTTGGTGCAAGCTTGGTAGAGATGGTTTATTATGTTAGGCTAATTCACACGATTTGGTTCCAAGGAGATGGAGATAAGATCAGGGAAAACAGTGCTCTAGCTTTGGTGATGCTCCTCTTAATAGCGTTCATTATCCTCATAGGAATCTATCCACAACCCTTCTGGGATATAATGCAAAAAGCTGGGAGTGACATCTTTAACGTTGCCGAATACATTAAGAATGTTCCTCTAGTGGGGGTGAGCCCATGA
- a CDS encoding ACT domain-containing protein has protein sequence MWGKLEHYFDEYPVRKQIAKLLLKYGLKVSDDMKIKCGEIEVPYTKIAKALDVDRRVVKETVTMILKIPELKEVYVNLEPTVHMKFVGRHVGYGVIEIEPEPRAIGILAKVASKIADRGINIIQVVAEDPELYPEATLTIITEKPIPGELINELSKLEGVKRISIY, from the coding sequence ATGTGGGGTAAGCTTGAACATTACTTTGATGAATATCCCGTGAGGAAACAAATAGCTAAATTGCTCTTAAAGTATGGTTTAAAGGTTTCGGATGATATGAAAATTAAGTGTGGGGAAATAGAGGTACCCTATACAAAAATAGCAAAGGCACTTGATGTTGATAGGAGAGTCGTTAAAGAAACTGTCACAATGATTCTGAAAATTCCCGAACTTAAGGAGGTTTACGTTAATCTAGAACCTACTGTGCACATGAAGTTTGTTGGAAGGCACGTTGGTTATGGAGTTATAGAGATTGAACCAGAACCAAGGGCTATCGGAATCTTGGCAAAAGTGGCCTCTAAGATCGCTGATAGGGGCATAAATATTATACAGGTAGTTGCGGAAGACCCAGAACTTTATCCAGAGGCTACACTCACAATAATCACAGAAAAACCAATTCCTGGCGAACTGATAAACGAACTATCAAAGCTTGAAGGAGTTAAAAGGATTTCAATTTATTGA
- the mnhG gene encoding monovalent cation/H(+) antiporter subunit G codes for MSIASIVGQALVLFGTFFYVVSSLGLIRMPDVYNRMQTATKSATLGSLGVIIGVGIWAVGEVGSYSWIPKTLTIAVFLLLTNPIAAHALIRAAYKSGVPLWEGSIIDKYKEAETSLERVGQIKEALEESAKEVEKNE; via the coding sequence ATGAGTATTGCTTCTATAGTTGGGCAAGCACTTGTATTGTTTGGAACATTCTTCTATGTAGTATCATCCCTTGGTCTAATTAGGATGCCAGATGTTTACAATAGAATGCAAACTGCCACAAAGAGCGCTACTTTGGGATCTCTTGGTGTCATTATTGGAGTTGGAATATGGGCAGTCGGAGAAGTAGGCAGTTACTCTTGGATTCCAAAAACTTTGACAATTGCCGTGTTCTTGCTTTTGACTAATCCAATAGCAGCTCATGCGCTTATTAGAGCAGCATACAAGAGTGGAGTGCCTCTCTGGGAGGGAAGCATCATTGACAAATACAAAGAGGCAGAGACTTCGTTGGAGAGAGTAGGGCAGATAAAAGAGGCCTTAGAGGAGTCAGCTAAGGAGGTTGAAAAAAATGAGTGA
- a CDS encoding NADH-quinone oxidoreductase subunit K, translated as MNPYYFASIALILIGFYAILAKRNILKMLVGLSIMETGVNLLLISVGYVSGKSAPILTEGVTPNNAVDPIPQALVLTAIVIGVATTAMALSVVINLYEKYKTLNVEEIRRLRG; from the coding sequence ATGAATCCGTACTATTTTGCTTCAATAGCTCTCATATTAATCGGGTTTTATGCGATATTAGCCAAGAGGAATATCCTAAAGATGCTTGTAGGTCTAAGTATAATGGAAACAGGGGTTAATCTTCTGCTAATTAGCGTTGGTTATGTGAGTGGTAAGAGTGCCCCAATCTTAACAGAAGGAGTGACCCCAAATAATGCGGTGGATCCAATTCCACAGGCTTTAGTGCTTACGGCAATTGTAATAGGTGTTGCAACGACTGCAATGGCTCTGAGCGTTGTGATAAACCTCTATGAAAAGTACAAAACCCTTAACGTAGAAGAGATAAGGAGGTTGAGGGGATGA
- a CDS encoding monovalent cation/H+ antiporter complex subunit F, protein MIEIYLILIGIAVILSMYRFFRGPTTADRIVAVDIMTTLTTGLMVLFALYYRRAIFLDVALVYAVLAFVGVIAFARYMEGGL, encoded by the coding sequence ATGATAGAGATTTACCTAATCCTAATTGGGATTGCGGTGATTTTAAGCATGTATAGATTCTTTAGAGGTCCAACAACAGCAGATAGAATTGTCGCTGTCGATATCATGACGACACTTACCACTGGATTAATGGTGCTTTTTGCCCTTTACTACAGAAGAGCAATATTCCTTGATGTGGCACTGGTTTATGCGGTGCTTGCATTTGTAGGAGTCATAGCTTTTGCCAGATACATGGAGGGGGGACTATGA